ataactttacaatctgatgtactGCATCAAGCTACGTCAGTTTGTGGAtttctttttgtataattcttctgtggctaaagtatttctcaagaCTTATTCACCCCTGGCTATAATTCAAATATTGGGATAGGAAGCCTCCATGGCTATGCCGCATAGACCTTCCCTATCATCAATACCCCTCTCCATCCTTATGTATCCATCTTCACCCCAATCAGTGCCCCATGAATTCTTTACTAACCAATATTTAGTCCTATCTTTTGCAGTTCCATAACCAACTGCGGTAACACCATGGTCTAATTCTATTCCGCATTCTCCTTTGAAGACCCCGCTCGAGTAAAATTGAATGTCAAAACTGCTAGCGTCAATGGCAACAGAAACTGGTTGATTGGCCACTGCCTTGAGCAATGCCTTCTCGTTGTTGGCAGGAACATGTTCATACCCTGTGATCTTGGCTGCATGTGATGCTATTTTGTTCTTGTTGCAAATTCCATCATCTGCCTTGTAGGGATATTTTCCTTCAGTTGTAAGGCCTCTGTTGTGGATGATAAATTTAAAGGCATCATCCATTAGACCACCTTCACAACCTTCGTTATCACCTTTAGTGTCACAATCAACTAGTTCTTGCTCTGAAAGAGAGACTGACTTTCCAGTTTTGATGTAGGTGATCCCCTCCATGGCTGCAACCGCAGAAAATGCCCAGCAACATCCTAGAATCATGTTATGGCACAAGAAACTAGTTACATGATTTATACATTATGCATACAATAAATGAAGACCAAGTATATTTTCCTTACCACATATTCCTTGGTCCTTTACAGGGGTAACAGCTCCTTTCTTTCTCCAATCAATTCTAGATGGCACAATAGTCACATTGTTATACCTAAATGGTGCCCCATGAGATGATCTAGGCCGATTATTGGAGAGCCTTTTATATCCGTTGTAAGAAGCTTGGAATTCTTCATTACTTTGATCAGCAAATTGATTGACACTTAGCTTATAAGGCCGATTCCCATCACTGTTGGAAGACTCAATTAACTCTACATTGCGCTTGAAAAGCTTGAAACGCATTTTTTTCTCTGCATTGTCCTTATAAGTGCGTCCATGGTGAGCCATCCATCTCTCATGCCTCTCCAACATGGATACTTCATCCAACATGCGGCAAGTGGCTTGGCAAGCCCATATCCCAAGCAATGCCACAAAGATGAATGCCCTTCCACTTCCAGTGTTCAAACTCATTCTTTACTTACCTAAATATGATAGCTAGTGTGTGTTGATAAAAAGTATACGATTTATAAGCTGAAAAGTGATAAATAAGTAGGCATGCACACTCACAATGGTTGAGAAGAATGGGTataacgtatatatatatagaaagattcCTCATAGTTTATGTTCTTTTGATGTGTCGGGACAAGACACTTCCCGAGTATACCGACCATAAAGGTTGTATTGACTTGGACAACCACCAAGTGTAGCTCTTGAGCTCCGTATTTTAAGTCCATATATTTCATTACgattgtattaatttatattgtttGGAACTCATCATATGCCGATTTGGAtgtttatttagatttttgatGTGTCTGATCCATTTTGAGATTCAAATTATAGCTTAATATGATGAAACCTACAATCATTGAACATATATTTTGGCTGTGAGGTGGTCATGAGCAATCCACGTATCTTTTTCTTCCTATTAACACTTGATTGAAAGGGATCTCATAGTCCGTAAAAAGTTGCAATGTTATTTAGGTTTGTTTTAGCAAATCTTTGACATTGTCTGAAGAGAGATCAGTGACAGTTTGAGGCCAAGCAGAAGAGGGAAATAGTGACCAGACCGAAGCCTACTACGTGGTAAAATGTGTTCCCTAGTCTTAAGGTTGCATTGTTACCGACAAACAAGAAACCCGGTGATATTGGTTCTTAATTTGTCAAATCTACATACGAGTCATTGACAAATATTTCAGTCGACCACGCAAGAGATGGATCATTTAAGAATgtt
This genomic interval from Juglans regia cultivar Chandler chromosome 3, Walnut 2.0, whole genome shotgun sequence contains the following:
- the LOC109004436 gene encoding senescence-specific cysteine protease SAG39-like, which translates into the protein MMSSKQYKLIQSAFIFVALLGIWACQATCRMLDEVSMLERHERWMAHHGRTYKDNAEKKMRFKLFKRNVELIESSNSDGNRPYKLSVNQFADQSNEEFQASYNGYKRLSNNRPRSSHGAPFRYNNVTIVPSRIDWRKKGAVTPVKDQGICGCCWAFSAVAAMEGITYIKTGKSVSLSEQELVDCDTKGDNEGCEGGLMDDAFKFIIHNRGLTTEGKYPYKADDGICNKNKIASHAAKITGYEHVPANNEKALLKAVANQPVSVAIDASSFDIQFYSSGVFKGECGIELDHGVTAVGYGTAKDRTKYWLVKNSWGTDWGEDGYIRMERGIDDREGLCGIAMEASYPNI